A single region of the Sphaeramia orbicularis chromosome 6, fSphaOr1.1, whole genome shotgun sequence genome encodes:
- the oaz2a gene encoding ornithine decarboxylase antizyme 2a, giving the protein MIFVLLAPEYRSLCFPAPALRPLGLCGAPDAPHPQLKIPGGRGSVRDHCTIQHQDDNLTVTQTTSVSGNSSLLRFHYQLTECRSAFWDTALSEDSLFLEIPAGPLVEGSKEGLTALLQFAEEKLKVNFVFLWFHKNREDRLSIIRTFHYMGFEMVKPGNPLVPARPDLVFMVYCMDASSSDEE; this is encoded by the exons ATGATTTTTGTACTTCTAGCTCCAGAATATCGAAGTCTTTGCTTCCCAGCTCCAGCCCTCAGACCCCTGGGCCTCTGTGGTGCTCCTGATGCCCCTCACCCACAGCTGAAGATCCCGGGTGGGCGAGGGTCGGTCAGGGATCACTGCACCATACAACACCAG GATGACAACTTGACAGTTACACAAACCACCTCAGTCAGTGGAAACTCATCTCTTCTTCGCTTCCACTACCAGCTGACTGAGTGCCGCTCTGCTTTCTGGGATACAGCGCTATCTGAAGACAGTCTGTTTCTGGAGATTCCTGCTGGCCCGTTGGTGGAGGGCAGCAAAGAGGG GCTGACAGCTCTGCTTCAGTTTGCAGAAGAGAAGCTGAAAGTTAACTTCGTGTTCCTCTGGTTTCATAAAAATAGAGAAGATCGAt TGTCCATCATCAGGACGTTCCACTACATGGGCTTCGAGATGGTGAAGCCGGGCAACCCTCTGGTCCCAGCCCGGCCTGACCTGGTCTTCATGGTTTACTGTATGGATGCTAGCAGCTCAGACGAGGAGTGA